The following are from one region of the Georgenia sp. M64 genome:
- the gap gene encoding type I glyceraldehyde-3-phosphate dehydrogenase has protein sequence MTIRVGINGFGRIGRNFTRAVLASGADIQIVGVNDLTDNKTLAHLLKYDSVFGVLKEDVSFTEDSITVGGQTFKALEEKDPAALPWGELGADIVIESTGRFVDAESAGKHIAAGAKKVIISAPAKNEDATFVVGVNHTEYDPANHHIISNASCTTNCLAPMAKVLDAEFGIVRGLMTTIHAYTADQNLQDGPHRDLRRARAAALSMIPTSTGAAKAVSLVLPQLKGKLDGYAMRVPTPTGSATDLTFTAGRDVTVEEVNAAIKKASESEELKDVLEYTEDPIVSADIVGNPHPSIFDAGLTKVIGNQVKVVAWYDNEYGYASSLVKLSEYVGARL, from the coding sequence GTGACCATCCGCGTCGGCATCAACGGCTTCGGCCGCATCGGCCGCAACTTCACCCGCGCTGTGCTGGCCTCCGGCGCCGACATCCAGATCGTGGGTGTCAACGACCTCACCGACAACAAGACGCTGGCCCACCTGCTCAAGTACGACTCCGTCTTCGGCGTCCTCAAGGAGGACGTGTCGTTCACCGAGGACTCCATCACCGTGGGCGGCCAGACCTTCAAGGCCCTCGAGGAGAAGGACCCCGCCGCGCTGCCGTGGGGCGAGCTCGGCGCCGACATCGTCATCGAGTCCACCGGCCGCTTCGTGGACGCCGAGTCCGCCGGCAAGCACATCGCCGCCGGGGCCAAGAAGGTCATCATCTCCGCGCCCGCGAAGAACGAGGACGCCACCTTCGTCGTCGGCGTGAACCACACCGAGTACGACCCGGCGAACCACCACATCATCTCCAACGCCTCGTGCACCACGAACTGCCTGGCCCCCATGGCCAAGGTGCTCGACGCCGAGTTCGGCATCGTGCGCGGTCTCATGACCACCATCCACGCGTACACCGCCGACCAGAACCTCCAGGACGGCCCGCACCGCGACCTGCGTCGCGCCCGCGCCGCCGCCCTGTCGATGATCCCGACGTCCACCGGCGCGGCCAAGGCCGTCTCGCTGGTCCTGCCCCAGCTCAAGGGCAAGCTCGACGGCTACGCCATGCGCGTGCCGACCCCGACCGGCTCCGCCACCGACCTCACCTTCACCGCGGGCCGCGACGTCACCGTCGAGGAGGTCAACGCCGCCATCAAGAAGGCCTCGGAGAGCGAGGAGCTCAAGGACGTCCTCGAGTACACCGAGGACCCGATCGTCTCCGCCGACATCGTCGGCAACCCGCACCCCTCGATCTTCGACGCCGGCCTGACCAAGGTCATCGGCAACCAGGTCAAGGTCGTCGCCTGGTACGACAACGAGTACGGCTACGCCAGCTCGCTGGTGAAGCTCTCGGAGTACGTGGGCGCGCGTCTCTGA